In a single window of the Zea mays cultivar B73 chromosome 5, Zm-B73-REFERENCE-NAM-5.0, whole genome shotgun sequence genome:
- the LOC100383199 gene encoding Polygalacturonate 4-alpha-galacturonosyltransferase precursor: MAIRAGRSALHLHALAFLILAASPCLQVQALVDHRKQISDWGRQPNFELQNMSSSQRDGSHLLGRSKEITHRKLRGRIGVRNKMEVVQQDDEALVKLENTGIERSKAVDSAVLGKYSIWRRENENEKADSRVRLMRDQMIMARIYSVLAKSRGKLDLYQELLARLKESQRSLGEATADAELPKSASDRIKAMGQVLSKARDLLYDCKEITQRLRAMLQSADEQVRSLKKQSTFLSQLAAKTIPNGIHCLSMRLTIDYYLLSPEKRKFPNSENLENPDLYHYALFSDNVLAASVVVNSTIMNAKEPEKHVFHLVTDKLNFGAMNMWFLLNPPGDATMHVENVDDFKWLNSSYCPVLKQLESAAMKEYYFKADRPKTLSAGSSNLKYRNPKYLSMLNHLRFYLPQVYPKLNKILFLDDDIVVQRDLTGLWEVDLNGNVNGAVETCGESFHRFDKYLNFSNPNIAQNFDPNACGWAYGMNMFDLEEWKKKDITGIYHKWQNMNENRLLWKLGTLPPGLLTFYKLTHPLDKSWHVLGLGYNPTVERSEIDNAAVIHYNGNMKPWLEIAMTKYRPYWTKYINYEHPYIHGCKFSQ; the protein is encoded by the exons ATGGCGATCAGGGCTGGCCGCTCGGCCCTCCACCTCCACGCTCTCGCTTTCCTCATCCTCGCCGCCTCCCCCTGCCTCCAAGTCCAAG CTCTAGTGGACCATCGCAAACAG ATATCTGACTGGGGTAGGCAACCCAACTTTGAACTGCAGAATATGTCCTCGAGTCAAAGGG ATGGCTCTCATCTCTTGGGCAGATCAAAGGAAATAACACACAGG AAACTAAGGGGGAGAATTGGTGTAAGGAACAAAATGGAAGTAGTGCAGCAGGATGATGAAGCATTAGTTAAACTTGAGAACACAGGTATTGAACGCTCAAAAGCTGTTGATTCTGCAGTGCTGGGAAAATATAGCATCTGGAGACGTGAAAATGAAAATGAGAAGGCAGATTCAAGGGTTCGTCTGATGCGAGATCAAATGATCATGGCCAGAATATATTCTGTTCTTGCCAAATCTAGGGGCAAACTTGATCTCTATCAGGAGCTGCTAGCAAGACTCAAGGAAAGCCAGCGCTCCCTTGGGGAAGCTACTGCTGATGCCGAACTTCCGAAGAG TGCTTCAGATAGAATCAAAGCAATGGGCCAAGTTTTATCAAAAGCAAGGGATCTGTTGTATGATTGCAAGGAAATTACCCAGCGTTTGAGAGCAATGCTTCAGTCAGCAGATGAGCAGGTCCGGAGCTTGAAGAAGCAGAGCACCTTCCTTAGCCAGCTTGCAGCTAAGACAATCCCAAATGGCATCCATTGTCTTTCTATGCGCTTAACAATTGATTATTACCTTCTCTCTCCAGAGAAAAGAAAGTTCCCCAATAGCGAGAACTTGGAAAATCCTGATCTTTACCATTATGCTCTTTTCTCAGATAATGTTTTGGCAGCATCAGTTgtggtcaactcaaccatcatgaATGCGAAG GAGCCTGAAAAACATGTGTTTCACCTTGTTACTGACAAACTGAACTTTGGGGCCATGAACATGTGGTTTTTGCTGAATCCACCTGGGGATGCAACAATGCATGTGGAAAATGTTGATGACTTCAAATGGTTGAACTCTTCTTACTGCCCTGTTCTGAAACAGCTCGAGTCTGCAGCCATGAAAGAATACTATTTCAAGGCTGATCGTCCGAAAACACTCTCTGCTGGCTCTTCTAATCTGAAGTATCGAAACCCAAAATATCTGTCTATGCTCAACCATCTAAGATTTTACCTCCCCCAAGTCTATCCCAAGCTGAATAAAATTCTTTTCCTGGATGATGACATAGTTGTCCAGAGGGACCTAACTGGACTCTGGGAGGTAGATCTTAATGGGAATGTAAATGGAGCGGTGGAAACATGTGGAGAGAGTTTTCACCGATTTGACAAGTACCTCAACTTCTCAAACCCAAATATTGCTCAGAATTTTGATCCTAATGCATGTGGTTGGGCTTATGgaatgaacatgtttgatctggaAGAATGGAAGAAGAAAGACATTACTGGAATCTACCACAAATGGCAGAACATG AACGAGAACAGGCTGCTCTGGAAATTGGGGACATTGCCGCCAGGGCTTCTAACTTTTTACAAGCTGACACACCCTCTGGAcaaatcatggcatgtgcttggtTTAGGGTACAATCCAACCGTTGAGCGCTCAGAAATAGACAATGCCGCAGTCATCCACTACAATGGTAACATGAAGCCATGGCTGGAAATCGCAATGACAAAGTATCGGCCTTACTGGACAAAGTACATCAATTATGAGCATCCTTACATTCATGGATGCAAGTTCAGCCAATAG